From Candidatus Methylomirabilis limnetica, the proteins below share one genomic window:
- a CDS encoding M24 family metallopeptidase, which produces MEELSGCDATVMISASEIDANLYYATRFAAPDPFIFVQTSAEKIAVMSDLELDRAKSQSSVDTVLSYGAYERMARQKGADAPSLLDVLDLVLQERGARHLLVPGNFGVEYADGLRARGYTLSVKREPFFEARLVKSDAEVEAIAATQRATEEAMGAAVSAIRAARIESDGLLYLDGEQLTAEALKKIMHMKLMEHECVAQHTIVAPGLQGVDPHHHGNGPIRANESIVIDVFPRSERSRYYADMSRTVVKGKASPKLRAMYRAVLSAQERGMELIRDEADGRAIHAEVNGVLEKDGFTTCMLGGRMQGFFHGTGHGVGLDIHEPPRIGKTGGVLRSGYVVTVEPGLYYLDAGAIRIEDLVVVTAAGCRNLTNFPKEISEFEIE; this is translated from the coding sequence ATGGAAGAGCTGTCCGGCTGTGATGCGACGGTCATGATCTCAGCCAGCGAGATCGATGCGAACCTGTACTATGCGACCCGGTTCGCGGCGCCGGACCCCTTTATCTTTGTCCAGACTAGCGCAGAGAAGATCGCCGTGATGAGCGACCTGGAGCTGGATCGGGCGAAGAGTCAATCGAGCGTAGATACGGTTCTCTCCTATGGCGCGTATGAGCGCATGGCGAGGCAGAAGGGCGCCGACGCACCGTCCTTGCTGGATGTCCTGGACCTCGTGCTGCAGGAGCGAGGGGCTCGCCACCTGCTGGTCCCTGGCAACTTCGGTGTCGAGTACGCCGATGGCCTGCGGGCAAGGGGCTACACGCTCTCCGTGAAACGTGAGCCGTTCTTCGAGGCGCGGCTGGTGAAGAGCGACGCAGAGGTTGAGGCGATTGCCGCGACTCAGCGCGCCACCGAAGAGGCCATGGGCGCGGCGGTCTCGGCAATTCGGGCAGCCAGGATAGAGAGCGACGGGCTGCTGTACCTCGACGGTGAGCAATTGACCGCCGAGGCGCTCAAGAAGATCATGCACATGAAGTTGATGGAACACGAGTGCGTGGCCCAACATACGATTGTGGCGCCCGGCCTGCAGGGGGTCGATCCGCACCATCATGGAAATGGGCCCATCAGGGCAAACGAGTCGATTGTGATCGACGTCTTTCCGAGGTCGGAACGTAGCCGTTACTATGCCGACATGAGCCGGACCGTCGTGAAGGGGAAGGCATCTCCGAAGCTTCGAGCTATGTACAGAGCGGTGCTCAGCGCCCAGGAGCGCGGGATGGAGTTAATCAGAGACGAAGCCGACGGAAGGGCCATACACGCCGAGGTGAATGGTGTGTTGGAGAAGGATGGATTTACCACCTGTATGCTCGGCGGGCGGATGCAAGGGTTCTTCCACGGCACTGGTCACGGGGTTGGTCTCGATATCCATGAACCCCCGCGTATCGGTAAGACAGGTGGGGTTCTGAGAAGTGGCTACGTGGTGACAGTTGAGCCTGGGCTCTACTATCTGGATGCAGGGGCCATTCGGATTGAGGACCTAGTGGTCGTCACTGCGGCAGGGTGCCGAAATCTGACCAACTTCCCAAAAGAGATCAGCGAGTTTGAGATCGAATGA
- the thiC gene encoding phosphomethylpyrimidine synthase ThiC translates to MVARTTHLNGDCVTQLHYARKGIITPEMTYVAEREGLDAEVVRAEVARGRLIIPCNIYHRSLEPMGIGTVATVKINANIGNSALTSDIDEELCKLMLAIRYGADTVMDLSTGGSIDEIRLAMIAASPVPIGTVPLYQAVASVEQVEDLTADDMIDMIAHQAKQGVDYMTIHAGVLREHLPLVQSRITGIVSRGGALMARWMLAHQQQNPLYTHFETLCQIFRKYDVSFSLGDGLRPGCTADASDAAQFAELRTLGELTKVAWAHDVQVMIEGPGHVPMDQIEMNVRMEQEICQEAPFYTLGPLVTDIAPGYDHITSAIGAAMAGWYGASLLCYVTPKEHLGLPTLEDVKQGCIAYKIAAHAADIARGRKGARDRDDAISRARVNFDWEGQFALAIDPETARARHDEALPNEEFKSAEFCSMCGPKFCSMKISSHLGEVQGIHKP, encoded by the coding sequence ATGGTTGCACGGACTACTCACCTGAATGGGGACTGCGTGACGCAGTTACACTATGCCCGCAAGGGGATCATCACGCCGGAAATGACCTACGTTGCCGAGCGGGAAGGTCTAGATGCCGAGGTTGTCCGGGCCGAGGTGGCCCGTGGCCGACTCATTATTCCCTGTAATATTTATCACAGAAGCCTCGAGCCGATGGGGATCGGGACGGTGGCCACTGTCAAGATCAACGCCAACATCGGCAACTCTGCCTTGACCTCCGACATCGATGAGGAGCTGTGCAAACTGATGCTGGCTATACGATACGGGGCCGATACGGTCATGGACCTGAGCACAGGCGGCAGCATCGACGAAATCCGCCTCGCGATGATCGCGGCCAGCCCGGTTCCAATCGGCACCGTTCCTCTCTACCAGGCGGTCGCGAGCGTGGAACAGGTGGAAGACCTCACCGCTGACGATATGATCGACATGATTGCGCACCAGGCCAAGCAAGGCGTGGACTACATGACGATTCATGCCGGCGTCTTGCGTGAGCACCTGCCGCTCGTGCAGTCTCGGATCACCGGGATTGTGAGTCGAGGCGGCGCCCTCATGGCGCGATGGATGCTCGCCCACCAGCAGCAGAATCCGCTGTACACGCATTTCGAGACGCTCTGTCAGATCTTCCGAAAATACGACGTCAGCTTTAGCCTGGGCGACGGCCTGAGGCCGGGCTGTACCGCAGATGCCTCCGATGCAGCTCAGTTCGCCGAGCTTCGGACCTTGGGCGAACTGACAAAGGTGGCATGGGCCCACGATGTCCAGGTGATGATCGAAGGACCTGGGCACGTGCCGATGGACCAGATCGAAATGAACGTGCGGATGGAGCAGGAGATTTGCCAGGAGGCGCCGTTTTACACGCTGGGCCCACTAGTGACCGACATCGCGCCTGGATACGATCACATCACGTCGGCGATCGGCGCCGCGATGGCCGGATGGTACGGTGCCTCGTTGCTCTGTTATGTGACACCGAAAGAGCACCTCGGCTTACCCACGTTGGAAGATGTGAAGCAGGGGTGCATCGCGTACAAGATCGCCGCCCATGCGGCCGATATTGCCAGAGGCCGGAAAGGCGCGCGCGATCGCGACGATGCGATCTCTCGTGCCAGGGTTAACTTCGACTGGGAGGGCCAGTTCGCGCTGGCGATCGACCCCGAGACGGCCCGCGCCAGACATGATGAGGCCCTGCCCAACGAGGAGTTCAAGAGCGCCGAGTTCTGCTCGATGTGCGGCCCGAAGTTTTGCTCGATGAAGATCTCGTCGCATCTTGGCGAGGTACAAGGTATCCATAAGCCATAG
- the rmuC gene encoding DNA recombination protein RmuC — MTEWMILLLGLVIGAGFGWVISAARTKAAAGSILRDQETRTAAAEARVEEIRIQLASAREDFDTLREDLRQAETARTAAETRVVETDKNLTEQKALLEDAKTRLTDTFKSLAAEALAGNNTGFLILAEEKFKALKDEATVDLDARRKAIETIINPLSETLSIYQQETKALEEKRLREYSTVGEQLRAVALSQTTLQSETAKLVNALRSPQVRGRWGEIALRKTAELAGMSPHCDFVEQESVTTEEGRVRPDMVVKLPAGREVVVDSKVPLGGFLEALEAKTDEEREVALLKHAAQVNQHVTKLASKEYWDQFAAAPEFVVLFIPNDSFLAAAAEKDPALVESAISKKVVIATPSTFIALLRAIAYGWRQELVAESAQRICALGQELADRMGILAEHLLKVGGAIGKAVDSYNAAVASFESRVFPTARKFQALGAGGKKEIQELQPIDQAPRRLTAFDIDEAE; from the coding sequence ATGACAGAATGGATGATCCTGCTGTTGGGGCTCGTGATCGGCGCCGGGTTTGGATGGGTGATAAGCGCGGCCCGGACCAAGGCAGCAGCGGGCTCCATCTTGCGAGATCAGGAGACGCGAACCGCGGCCGCAGAGGCGCGGGTTGAGGAGATTCGCATCCAGCTCGCCTCGGCCAGGGAGGACTTCGACACCTTGCGCGAGGATTTACGACAGGCTGAGACAGCCAGGACTGCCGCCGAAACTCGAGTCGTCGAGACCGACAAAAACCTTACTGAGCAGAAAGCGCTCCTGGAGGATGCAAAGACCCGGCTCACTGATACATTCAAGTCGCTTGCGGCTGAAGCGCTGGCCGGTAACAACACAGGGTTCCTCATCCTCGCCGAGGAGAAGTTCAAGGCGCTGAAGGATGAAGCTACTGTCGATTTGGACGCTCGTAGAAAAGCGATCGAGACTATTATTAACCCACTCAGCGAAACCCTCTCCATTTATCAGCAAGAGACAAAAGCGCTCGAAGAGAAACGGCTCAGAGAGTACAGCACAGTGGGGGAACAACTGCGTGCAGTCGCCCTGAGTCAGACCACCCTTCAGAGTGAGACCGCCAAGCTGGTCAACGCCCTGAGATCCCCACAGGTTCGCGGCCGGTGGGGGGAGATCGCGCTTCGGAAAACGGCTGAGCTCGCCGGGATGTCGCCCCACTGCGATTTTGTGGAACAGGAGAGCGTGACAACTGAAGAAGGGCGTGTCCGCCCCGATATGGTCGTCAAGCTTCCGGCCGGGCGCGAGGTAGTGGTGGACTCCAAGGTCCCACTCGGAGGATTCCTCGAGGCGCTGGAAGCCAAAACGGATGAGGAACGCGAAGTGGCCCTCCTCAAGCATGCGGCACAGGTGAACCAGCACGTCACGAAGCTGGCCTCGAAAGAGTACTGGGATCAGTTCGCGGCCGCTCCAGAGTTCGTCGTACTCTTCATCCCGAACGACTCCTTTCTCGCCGCAGCCGCCGAGAAGGATCCGGCTCTGGTTGAATCGGCAATCTCGAAGAAGGTCGTCATCGCGACACCCTCGACCTTTATCGCCCTACTCCGGGCCATCGCCTATGGGTGGCGACAGGAACTCGTCGCGGAGAGCGCCCAGCGCATCTGTGCCCTGGGCCAGGAACTCGCCGACCGGATGGGGATACTTGCCGAGCACCTCCTCAAGGTCGGTGGGGCCATTGGCAAGGCCGTGGATTCATATAACGCCGCGGTTGCCTCGTTTGAGAGCCGCGTCTTCCCCACGGCCCGAAAGTTTCAGGCGCTCGGAGCCGGTGGCAAGAAGGAGATCCAGGAACTGCAGCCGATCGATCAAGCGCCTCGACGCCTGACCGCATTCGATATCGACGAGGCAGAGTAA
- a CDS encoding RtcB family protein yields the protein MSKGVQQLDDYRWLLPQDYKPGMRVPGIIYADDILMQAIMKDLSLEQVANGAFLPGIVKASFAMPDIHQGYGLPVGGVVATDITDGVVSPGAVGYDINCGVRLLRTELTKEEVRPKLKELVLALFSEIPTGVGSRGRIRLSRQEMEAPLLKGAAWAVKQGYGEPADLACIESGGCLADADPDAVSHKALERGSSQLGTLGSGNHFLEVQAVAEIYDPHAAEVLGLFEGQVTVMIHTGSRGLGHQVCTDSLVEMERAVRKYGIELPDRQLACTPWKSPEATQYLGAMRAAANFAWNNRQCLAHWAKEVFLKVFGISPRTLGLSTVYDVAHNIVKVEEHEVEGRRLKLAVHRKGATRAFPPGHPELPAHYQAIGQPVLIPGDMGRASFVLVGTGAMEQTFGSTCHGAGRVMSRHAAIKAAKGRAIHRELEDQGIIVKASGQESLAEEMPEAYKDVTQVVTVVHRAGLSKMVARLRPMGVIKG from the coding sequence GTGAGCAAGGGTGTACAACAGCTCGATGACTATCGATGGCTACTCCCGCAAGATTACAAACCTGGGATGCGTGTTCCGGGGATCATCTATGCCGATGACATCCTGATGCAAGCGATCATGAAGGACCTCTCCTTGGAGCAGGTGGCTAATGGAGCCTTCCTGCCGGGGATCGTCAAGGCCTCCTTTGCCATGCCCGACATCCATCAGGGGTACGGTCTTCCGGTCGGTGGGGTGGTTGCCACGGACATCACCGATGGTGTCGTGTCTCCCGGCGCGGTCGGGTACGACATCAACTGTGGGGTTCGATTGCTTCGTACGGAGCTGACAAAAGAGGAGGTGCGGCCAAAGCTCAAGGAGTTGGTCCTCGCCCTGTTCAGCGAAATCCCAACCGGCGTCGGCTCACGGGGCCGGATCCGCTTGAGCAGGCAGGAGATGGAGGCGCCGCTGCTCAAAGGCGCAGCATGGGCTGTTAAACAGGGGTACGGAGAGCCGGCAGACCTTGCCTGCATCGAATCCGGCGGGTGCCTTGCGGACGCTGATCCGGATGCCGTAAGCCATAAAGCCCTTGAGCGGGGGAGTAGCCAGCTCGGAACGTTAGGCTCCGGCAATCACTTCCTGGAGGTCCAAGCCGTCGCCGAGATCTACGATCCCCATGCCGCCGAGGTTCTCGGTCTGTTCGAGGGCCAAGTGACCGTGATGATTCATACCGGTTCTCGAGGCCTGGGGCACCAAGTCTGCACAGATTCTCTCGTCGAAATGGAGCGGGCAGTGAGGAAGTATGGGATAGAGCTCCCAGACAGGCAGCTCGCCTGTACGCCTTGGAAGTCGCCAGAGGCTACGCAGTACCTTGGCGCCATGCGGGCCGCCGCCAACTTTGCCTGGAACAATCGCCAATGTCTGGCCCACTGGGCGAAGGAGGTATTCCTGAAGGTCTTTGGCATCTCCCCCAGGACATTGGGACTCTCCACGGTCTATGATGTAGCCCACAACATCGTCAAGGTAGAGGAGCACGAGGTCGAGGGCAGGCGGCTTAAGCTGGCGGTCCATCGGAAGGGCGCAACGCGAGCCTTCCCGCCTGGGCACCCGGAGCTGCCGGCTCACTACCAGGCCATCGGCCAACCTGTGCTCATCCCTGGTGACATGGGCCGGGCCTCCTTTGTGCTGGTGGGAACGGGCGCCATGGAGCAGACCTTCGGGAGTACCTGCCATGGAGCTGGCAGGGTCATGAGTCGCCATGCCGCCATCAAGGCCGCCAAAGGTCGCGCCATACACAGGGAGCTTGAGGATCAAGGGATCATTGTCAAGGCGTCCGGCCAGGAGTCGTTGGCTGAAGAAATGCCCGAGGCGTATAAGGATGTGACCCAAGTGGTGACGGTTGTTCACCGTGCCGGCCTCTCTAAGATGGTCGCCCGCCTCCGCCCCATGGGCGTCATCAAAGGGTGA
- the mqnC gene encoding cyclic dehypoxanthinyl futalosine synthase produces MAESNGRIEAIAEKVEAGERLCFDDGVELFERATLLELSAMADCVRWRLHPEPVVTYVIGRNINYTNVCWVQCSFCAFYRVPGSTEGYLLPKEDIFHKIQELIELGGTEVLLQGGLNPGLKIDYYEDLLTSIKARFPVHLHALSTVEISYISDSSRLSLKDTLKRLKAAGLDSIPGAGAELLVDEVRERVSPLKESASDWLNLMQIAHGLGIPSTATMMYGVGETLAQRIEHLIRIRELQDRTGGFTAFIPWSYQPNGDALRGRGGSGYGYLRTVAVSRIMLDNVQHIQASWLTMGPKIGQLSLQYGVNDFGSTVLEENVVRTAVTAQLMPLDEIRRNIADAGFVPKRRNSRYQLLE; encoded by the coding sequence ATGGCTGAGTCGAACGGCAGGATCGAGGCGATAGCAGAGAAGGTCGAGGCGGGGGAGCGGCTCTGCTTCGATGATGGGGTTGAACTCTTCGAACGCGCGACACTACTGGAACTATCCGCGATGGCTGACTGCGTGCGCTGGCGATTACATCCCGAGCCGGTTGTGACATATGTCATTGGCCGTAACATCAACTATACCAACGTCTGCTGGGTCCAATGTTCGTTCTGCGCTTTCTACCGGGTCCCGGGCTCTACCGAAGGGTATCTCCTGCCCAAGGAGGATATCTTTCATAAGATCCAGGAGCTGATCGAGCTTGGTGGGACGGAGGTCCTGCTGCAAGGGGGGCTTAACCCCGGCCTGAAGATCGACTATTATGAGGATCTGCTCACCTCAATCAAGGCTCGCTTTCCGGTCCATCTCCATGCGCTCTCTACTGTAGAAATCAGTTATATATCAGATAGTTCCAGGCTATCCCTCAAGGACACGTTGAAGCGGCTTAAAGCGGCTGGCCTCGATTCGATCCCAGGAGCTGGGGCTGAACTGTTAGTTGATGAGGTGAGAGAGCGGGTCTCGCCACTTAAGGAGAGCGCATCTGACTGGCTGAACCTCATGCAGATCGCCCACGGTCTTGGGATACCCAGCACGGCCACGATGATGTACGGGGTGGGAGAGACGCTGGCCCAGCGCATTGAGCACCTTATCAGGATTCGAGAGCTGCAGGATCGGACCGGCGGTTTCACGGCCTTCATCCCCTGGAGCTATCAACCCAATGGCGACGCGCTCCGAGGGCGCGGTGGTAGTGGCTACGGCTATCTTCGGACTGTGGCTGTGTCCAGAATTATGCTGGACAATGTACAGCATATCCAGGCATCCTGGCTGACGATGGGCCCAAAGATCGGACAGCTCTCGCTACAGTACGGCGTCAATGACTTCGGGAGCACCGTTCTTGAGGAGAATGTTGTGAGGACTGCCGTCACGGCGCAGCTTATGCCTCTCGATGAGATCCGACGAAACATTGCCGACGCAGGTTTTGTCCCAAAACGTCGAAACTCACGATATCAGCTCTTAGAATGA
- a CDS encoding DNA-binding protein, which produces MALTRDFKDTVVARAQLDPRFREMLFTEAINAYLGGDTAAGKAILRDLVNATVGFEELAAELNKPSKSLHRMLAPRGNPSTENFFGIVSALQKKARVKLRVTAKAG; this is translated from the coding sequence ATGGCACTCACACGGGATTTCAAGGACACAGTTGTGGCGCGCGCGCAGCTCGACCCGCGTTTTCGCGAAATGCTCTTCACGGAGGCGATCAACGCCTATCTCGGGGGTGACACCGCCGCGGGTAAGGCCATCCTGCGCGATCTGGTCAACGCCACCGTCGGGTTCGAAGAATTGGCCGCTGAGCTGAACAAGCCGAGCAAGAGCCTGCATCGGATGCTGGCGCCGCGCGGCAACCCGAGTACAGAGAACTTCTTCGGTATCGTGAGCGCCCTCCAGAAGAAGGCCCGCGTAAAGCTGCGGGTAACCGCCAAGGCCGGCTGA
- a CDS encoding type II toxin-antitoxin system RelE/ParE family toxin — protein sequence MRILEYLDPEGRSPYAAWFEGLNAPAAVKVAVALYQLAAGNSSNLKGVGSGVFERKIDFGPGYRVYFGRDGERVVILLGGSTKQRQQQAIEAAKERWADYRRRKAKG from the coding sequence ATTCGAATTCTGGAGTACCTCGATCCCGAGGGTCGCTCGCCGTACGCCGCCTGGTTTGAGGGGCTCAACGCGCCCGCCGCAGTCAAGGTCGCGGTTGCGCTCTATCAACTGGCCGCGGGCAACTCTTCAAACCTCAAGGGGGTCGGCTCGGGTGTGTTCGAGCGAAAAATCGACTTTGGCCCTGGCTACCGAGTCTATTTCGGCAGGGACGGCGAGCGCGTGGTCATCTTGCTCGGCGGCAGCACCAAGCAACGCCAGCAACAGGCGATCGAGGCGGCGAAGGAGCGCTGGGCCGATTATCGCCGCCGCAAGGCCAAGGGATAA
- a CDS encoding radical SAM protein yields MESRLAASGLDALYRKILNGIRMDLCDGLALYQTRDLTSVAFLANLVRERLNGNLAYFVRNLHINYTNICNKGCKFCSFYAPPTDPRGYVLSIHDIQDQIRKYDEVPLREIHIVAGINPKLPYQYYLDLITAVKDARPGVQVKAFTMIELAQIQRVANKPMEEVLADLKAAGLDCCPGGGAEVFSDRVHEELFRAKLDNDEWFDVAKAVHRAGVRSNVTMLYGHIETVEEKVTHLLHIRDLQDETGGFMCFVPLAFDPTNTELSHLPITTGYANLREIAIARLLLDNIPHIKAFWVMTTPAVAQLALWYGADDVDGTVSHYEITHAMGDNSHHQELAHAELLAMIHEAGRQPVERDALYNAITPIPLTTSGRG; encoded by the coding sequence ATGGAGTCTCGGCTCGCTGCCTCAGGCTTAGACGCGCTGTATCGGAAGATACTGAATGGCATTCGCATGGACCTCTGCGACGGACTAGCGCTCTACCAGACACGCGACCTGACCTCAGTGGCGTTTCTCGCCAACCTGGTGCGCGAGCGCCTGAACGGCAACCTCGCCTATTTTGTCCGCAACCTGCACATCAACTACACGAACATCTGCAACAAGGGATGCAAGTTTTGCTCATTTTATGCCCCGCCCACCGACCCACGAGGGTATGTACTGAGCATCCATGATATCCAGGATCAGATCCGGAAGTACGATGAGGTTCCCCTCCGTGAAATCCACATAGTGGCGGGGATCAATCCGAAACTCCCGTACCAGTACTACCTCGACCTCATCACAGCTGTGAAAGACGCGAGACCCGGCGTCCAGGTCAAGGCGTTCACCATGATCGAACTGGCGCAGATCCAGCGAGTGGCCAACAAGCCGATGGAAGAGGTGCTGGCCGACCTCAAGGCGGCAGGGCTCGATTGTTGCCCTGGCGGCGGAGCAGAGGTATTTAGTGACCGCGTTCACGAAGAGCTGTTCAGGGCCAAGCTGGACAACGACGAATGGTTTGACGTGGCCAAGGCCGTACATCGGGCCGGTGTCCGTTCAAACGTTACGATGCTCTATGGCCACATCGAGACGGTTGAGGAAAAGGTCACGCACCTGCTCCATATTCGTGATTTGCAGGACGAAACGGGCGGCTTCATGTGTTTCGTCCCGTTGGCATTCGATCCGACCAACACCGAGCTCAGCCATCTCCCGATCACTACCGGGTATGCCAACCTGCGTGAGATTGCCATCGCCCGTCTGCTCCTCGATAATATCCCTCACATCAAGGCATTCTGGGTCATGACCACACCGGCGGTGGCGCAGTTGGCGCTCTGGTACGGGGCGGACGATGTCGATGGGACGGTGAGCCATTATGAGATTACCCACGCCATGGGTGACAACTCCCATCATCAGGAGCTCGCTCACGCCGAACTTCTCGCCATGATCCACGAGGCCGGCCGCCAGCCAGTAGAGCGCGACGCGCTCTACAACGCCATCACTCCCATTCCTCTCACCACGTCTGGTAGAGGATAG
- a CDS encoding cytochrome c-type biogenesis protein, with translation MRRTVALVVMVVVLGTWPSAILAGSIEEQTHLLAAGLRCPVCQNLSVADSPSEMAIQMREVILDKLKNGESPEQIRGYFVSRYGEWILLAPTRKGFNWIAWLLPFVAILGGAGIIVLKIRRAMRRGHGPNGDASRPLDPRYATRLEAELKESER, from the coding sequence ATGCGTAGAACGGTTGCCTTGGTGGTGATGGTGGTAGTCCTTGGGACGTGGCCATCCGCCATACTCGCTGGCAGCATCGAGGAACAGACCCACCTACTGGCTGCCGGGTTGCGCTGCCCGGTGTGTCAGAACCTCTCGGTAGCCGACTCACCCTCAGAGATGGCGATCCAGATGCGCGAGGTCATCCTCGATAAACTCAAGAACGGTGAGAGCCCGGAGCAGATTCGAGGCTACTTCGTTAGTCGCTATGGCGAGTGGATTCTGCTTGCGCCGACGCGCAAGGGTTTTAACTGGATCGCGTGGCTGCTGCCATTCGTCGCCATCCTGGGCGGAGCTGGGATCATCGTTCTCAAGATCCGTCGCGCGATGAGGAGGGGTCACGGCCCAAACGGGGATGCATCGCGCCCCCTTGATCCCCGCTACGCCACTCGACTCGAAGCGGAACTCAAGGAATCGGAACGCTGA
- a CDS encoding TlpA family protein disulfide reductase, producing MATWKKLSLLLSIIPLLLLLAYGFKTNPREVPSPLVGHQAPAFALSMFDGSSTSLEQLRGKVVVLNFWASWCYPACYEEAPHLEAAWQTYRDRGVMVIGVDIQDRDADAKAFIERLKLSFPSGPDPQGKISIDYGIYGVPETFFITKDGTIHYKHVGAVDAKVLKAKIDEML from the coding sequence ATGGCAACCTGGAAGAAGCTAAGCCTGCTGCTCAGCATTATCCCACTCCTACTGCTCCTGGCTTACGGCTTCAAGACCAACCCGAGGGAGGTGCCATCGCCGCTGGTGGGACACCAGGCGCCCGCGTTCGCTCTTTCCATGTTTGATGGAAGCAGCACCAGCCTGGAGCAGCTCCGTGGGAAGGTCGTGGTCCTGAACTTTTGGGCCTCCTGGTGCTACCCAGCCTGCTACGAAGAAGCGCCACACCTGGAGGCCGCCTGGCAGACCTACCGGGATCGAGGGGTGATGGTCATTGGGGTGGATATCCAGGATCGGGATGCTGATGCAAAGGCGTTCATCGAGCGGCTCAAGCTCAGCTTTCCAAGCGGTCCTGACCCGCAGGGAAAGATCTCCATTGACTATGGTATCTATGGCGTACCGGAGACCTTCTTCATTACGAAGGACGGCACGATTCATTACAAACACGTCGGAGCCGTCGACGCGAAGGTGCTGAAGGCAAAGATCGATGAGATGCTCTGA